The genomic window CTCGAGTTGGAAGTGCTGGATAAGCACGGCCTGGAATCGGACACGCTGTCGCTCACCCTCGACGACCGCGCAGGCAGCGTGGTGTTGCCCCGGCGCGGCGCGGAGCTGGCGCTGTACCTGGGCTACGAGGAAACGGGCGTGGCGCCGATGGGCCGCTACAAGGTCGATACGATCACCTTCAGCGGCGCGCCGGATACGCTGGTGATCAAGGCCAAGTCTGCGGACGCGCGCAACGTGGCGAAATCCATCCGCAGCGACAGTTGGGAGAACGTGACACTGGCGCAGATCGTCGAGCGGATCGCGGGCCGCAATGGCTGGCAGGCCCAGTGCGAGGTGCAGACGCGGATCGTCCGCGCGGACCAGATCAACGAGTCCGACTATCACTTCATCACCCGCCTGGCCCGGCAATACGACTGCACGGCGAAGATCGCCGACCTGAAGCTGCTGGTCATGCCGCGCCAGGCTGGCCGCAGCGCGTCGGGGCAGCCGCTGGACTCGGTGCTGCTCAGGCGTGGGGACTGCAGCTCCTTCAGCTTCACCCTAGATGATCGTAAGGTGGTCGCGCAGGTGAGCGTGCCCTACCAGGGGCCCGATGGAGCCTTGCGCACCGTCAAGCTAGCCAATCCGAACGCGCCGAAGACGGTGCAGGCGGAGTACATCGAGCGCCATGTCCAGGCCAACGAAGCGGCGGCACAACAGTTGGCCAGGTCGCGCCTGGCGGACTTCAACCGGCAGACCGCTGGCGTACGCCTGGGGATGCCCGGCCGCACCGATCTGTTCGCCGAGTGCCGGGTTGAGCTGAGCGGCTTCAAGGCAGGGGTCGATGGCATTTACCTGGTCGACACCGTTACCCAGCACTACGACGCGAACGGCTGGACCACCCGCGTGCTGTGCAATGGCGGTAACGATGGCAAGGCGCTGGCGGGGGAGGGCGGCTGACATGCTCATCGACGAACACCAGCTACTGCTGATCCTGCCCAACGCCCGCCCCGTCGCGGGCGTTTTTCTGCCCGTGCTGGAGAGGGCGATGTGCGACTTCGACATCGACACCTCCCCGCGCGTCGCTGCCTTCCTCGCCCAGGTAGGGCACGAAAGTGCGCAGCTGACCCGCTGCGTGGAAAGCCTGACCTACAGCGCCCAGCGCCTGGCCGCGGTCTGGCCCCGACGCTTTCGCAGCGCCGACGGCTCGCCCACGGCACTGGCGCGGGAGGTGGCGTACCAGCCGGAGCGCATTGCCAACCTCGTCTATGCCGGACGCAACGGCAATGGCGATGAAGCGTCGGGCGATGGCTGGCGCTTTCGGGGGCGCGGGCTGCTGCAGGTCACCGGGCGCAGCAACTATCGGTCGGTGGGCGAGGGGCTCGAGCAGCCTTTCGTTGCCCGCCCTCAGTTGTTGGCGGAGCCGCGCTGGGCTTGCCGGTCGGCGGCCTGGTGGTGGCAACGCAACGGGCTCAACGCCTTGGCCGATGCGCAGCGCTTCGAGGACATCACCCGGCGCATCAACGGCGGTTTGAATGGCCTGGAGGCACGGGTGCAGATCTGGCGCCGCGCGCAGGAGGTGCTGGGATGAACCGCTTCTGGCTGGCGCTGGGCGTGGGCGGGGTTCTGCTCGGGGGAATTGGCGGCGCCTGGTTGGCGGCGTGCTTCTATGAAGGGCAGCTCCAGACCGTGCGTCTGGAGCAGGCGCGCTGCAGCGACGCCGGCAAAGCCCTGGAGTCGACGCTGGCGCTGCAGAACGCCCAGGTCGAGGCGCTGGAACAGGCTGCCCGCCAGCGTGCGGAATCCGCTGAGCGCGCGCTCGCCCAGGCTCGCGAGCAGGCGCAGAGCCATGAAGCCGCTGCCCGCCGGCTGCTGCTGGAGCGCAGCGAGGGCGAGGAGTGCGCCGTGGTCCGTCAGTTGATCGACCGGGAGCTGTTGCCATGAAACTGCCGGCGCTGATCCTCGCGCTGCTGCTGGCCGGTTGTGCCACTACGCAGCCAACCCCCGCGCAAGTGCGCATTCCCCTCCCGGTGCCGTGCCAGGCGCCGACTGTCGAAACTCCTCGCTTCGCCACTGCCGGCGTGCGCCCTTCGGACGACCTGCAAACCAAGGTCCGCGCGCTGCTGGCCGAGCGGCAGCAGCACCTCGCCTACGAAACCCGTCTGCGTGCCGCGCTCGATGCGTGCCGCTGAAGCTTCCTAGCTTCGTCGGCCGGGGCGCCGCGCGTATTGCGCTGGCGCCCGGCCTTGGGCTACTGTTCGGCCATCGCTAGGCGAGACCGCAACCGTGATCCACAGCACCCGCATCATCACCTCCCTCCTCAAGGCATTCGCCCGTTGGCGCTGGCGCGCCTGATTCCTTCTTTCCCGGCATAGCGCCGGTCTCTTCTTACGCGTCCATTTCTCCCATCCGCTGGCATAATCGCCAGATTCGCGCAGCCTGCGAGGCCGCAACGGGTGTCGACGATGGCGCGATCCGAAAGCAGTGCAATCATGAGGTTCGAGCAGACATGCTGCTGATGATCGATAACTACGACTCCTTCACCTACAACCTGGTGCAGTACTTCGCCGAGTTGAAGGCCGACATCCACGTCATTCGCAATGACGAACTGAGCGTCGAGGAGATCGCCGCGCTCAACCCCGAACGTATCGTCCTGTCCCCCGGCCCGTGCACGCCGAACGAGGCGGGCGTGTCCCTGGAAGTCATCGAGCGCTTCGCTGGCAAGTTGCCGCTGCTGGGCGTGTGCCTGGGCCACCAGTCGATCGGCCAGGCCTTCGGCGGCGACGTGGTGCGCGCGCGCCAGGTCATGCACGGCAAGGTCAGCCCGGTGTTCCACAAGGACCTGGGCGTCTTCGCCGGCCTGAACAATCCGCTGACCCAGACCCGCTACCACTCCCTGGTGGTGAAGCGCGAGACGCTGCCCGACTGCCTGGAAATCACCGCCTGGACGGCGCTGGAAGACGGCTCGGTCGATGAGATCATGGGCCTGCGCCACAAGACGCTGAACGTCGAGGGCGTGCAGTTCCACCCCGAGTCGATCCTCTCCGAACAGGGCCACGAGATGCTGGCCAACTTCCTCAAGCAGACCGGCGGGGTGCGCGCATGAACATCAAGGAAGCCCTCGGCCGCGTGGTCAACCAGTTGGACCTGACCACCGAGGAAATGCAGGACGTCATGCGCGAGATCATGACCGGGCAGTGCACCGACGCGCAGATCGGCGCCTTCCTCATGGGCATGCGCATGAAGAGCGAGACCATCGACGAGATCGTCGGCGCCGTGGCGGTGATGCGCGAGCTGGCCGACCAGGTCGAGCTGGATAGCCTCAAGCACGTGGTTGACGTGGTCGGCACCGGTGGCGATGGCGCGAACATCTTCAACGTGTCCTCGGCGGCGGCCTTCGTGGTCGCCGCGGCGGGTGGCAAGGTCGCCAAGCACGGTAACCGTGCGGTCTCCGGCAAGAGCGGCAGCGCCGACCTGCTGGAAGCCGCCGGCATCTACCTGGACCTCAAGCCGGTGCAGGTGAAACGTTGCATCGAGACCGTGGGCGTCGGCTTCATGTTCGCCCAGGTCCATCACAAGGCCATGAAGCACGCTGCCGGCCCGCGCCGCGAGCTGGGCCTGCGCACCCTGTTCAACATGCTCGGCCCGCTGACCAACCCGGCGGGCGTGAAGCACCAGGTGGTCGGCGTGTTCAGCCAGGCGCTGTGCCGCCCGCTGGCCGAGGTGCTCAAGCGCCTTGGCAGCGAGCACATCCTGGTGGTGCATTCCCGCGACGGCCTGGACGAGTTCAGCCTCGCCGCGCCGACCCACGTGGCCGAGCTGAAGGACGGCGTGGTCACCGAATACGACGTGCAGCCCGAAGACTTCGGCATCAAGAGCCAGAGCCTGATCGGCCTGACGGTGGACAGCCCGCAGCAGTCGCTGGAGCTGATCCGCGACGCGCTGGGCCGGCGCAAGACCGAAGCCGGGCAGAAGGCCGCCGAACTCATCGTGCTCAACGCCGGCGCCGCGCTGTACGCCGCGGACCTGGCCACCAGCCTGCACGAAGGCATGCAATTGGCCCACGACGCCCTGCACACCGGGCTTGCGCGGGAGAAGATGGAAGAGCTGGCGGCCTTCACCGCCGTTTACCGAGAGGAGAACGCACAGTGAGTGTGCCGACGGTTCTGCAGAAGATCCTGGCCCGCAAGGCCGAAGAAGTCGCCGAACGCCGCACCCGCGTCAGCATCGCCGAGCTGGAGCAGCTTGCCCGTGCAGCCGACGCCCCGCGCGGTTTCGCCAGCGCCCTGCTGGAGCGCGCCAAGCGCCGCGAGCCGGCGGTGATCGCCGAGGTGAAGAAGGCGTCGCCGAGCAAAGGCATCATTCGCGAGAATTTCGACCCGGCCGACATCGCCCGCAGCTACGAAGAGGGTGGCGCTGCCTGCCTCTCGGTGCTGACCGATATCGACTTTTTCCTCGGCAGCGATGCCTACCTCAAGGAAGCCCGTGCGGCCTGCAAGCTGCCGGTGATCCGCAAGGACTTCCTCATCGATCCGTACCAGGTCGTGGAAGCCCGGGCCATCGGCGCCGATTGCATCCTGCTGATCGTCTCGGCGCTGGATGACGTGCGCATGGCCGAGCTGGCCGCGGTCGCCAAGGACGTTGGCCTCGACGTACTGGTGGAAGTGCACGATGCCCCGGAGCTGGAGCGCGCGCTGAAGCTTCTGGATACCCCGCTGGTGGGCATCAACAACCGCAACCTGCACACCTTCGAGGTGAGCCTGGAGACCACCCTGGATCTGCTGCCGGACATCCCGCGCGATCGCATGGTGATCACCGAGAGCGGCATCCTCAACCGCGCCGATGTCGAGCTGATGGAAGTCAGCGACGTGTTCGGCTTCCTGGTGGGCGAAGCCTTCATGCGGGCGGACGAGCCGGGCACCGAGCTCAAGCGCCTGTTCTTCCCCGAGCGCAGCAAGACCAAGCTGGGCGCCGATCCGGACTGAATCCGTCTGGCAGGCGCGAGCTTGCCGGCGAACCGAACAGCGCTGGAGTTTCCGGAAGGTTGTTCGCGAGCCAGCTCGCTCCTGCAGGTAGGGCAAAAAAAAGCCGGCGATTGCCGGCTTTTTTGCGTCCTGCAGTCTTCAGCGGGTGCCGAAGACCACCATGGTCTTGCCCTTGACGTGCACCAGGCCCTGTTCTTCCAGGCTCTTGAGCACGCGGCCGACCATCTCGCGGGAGCAGCCGACGATGCGGCCGATTTCCTGGCGGGTGATCTTGATCTGCATGCCGTCGGGGTGGGTCATGGCGTCCGGCTGCTGGCACAGGTCCAGCAGGGTGCGGGCCACGCGGCCGGTGACGTCGAGGAAGGCCAGGTCGCCGACCTTGCGCGTGGTCTTGCGCAGGCGGTCCGCCATCTGGCTGCCGAGGGTGAAGAGAATCTCCGGGTCCTGCTGGCTCAGTTCACGGAATTTCGCGTAGCTGATCTCGGCGACTTCGCATTCGGTCTTGGCGCGAATCCAGGCGCTGCGCTCCTGGCCGGTGCTGCCTTCCTTCTCGAAGAGCCCCATCTCCCCGAAGAAATCGCCGGTATTGAGGTACCCGATGATCATCTCGCGGCCGTCGTCGTCCTCGATCAGGACGGTCACCGACCCCTTGATGATGAAGAACAGGCTCTCGCAGCGGTCGCCGGCGTAGATGATGGTGCTCTTGGCGGTGAAGCGGCGGCGATGACAGTGCGCGAGCAGCTTGTCGAGGTTCTTGATTTTGGGTGTGAGGGTAATAGCTACCATGCCCGAGTCCCGGAAAGTAGAAAGAGTGGCCTTTGCACAACAGGCGCTAATGATTTTTTATGTTCAGCTGTGGTGCCGTGCGTCCCTGGCGCGATCCCCCTCGATCCCCAGGGCGGCAATTGCCTGGCTGAGCAGTCTTGCATGTACGTAAATCTGCAAGAGCTTAACAGACGTCGTGTTACCAACAATCGGAAAGCTGGAACGTTCGTGTAGGCAATTTCCGAGAGTGTGCCAGTAATCCGGCGCCAGCTTAAGTGATAAATGCATACTGGCCGTGTGGAAATGAGACGTGGGTAACAGCCACCGCGCCCGCTGGGCGTGTTAGAGGGCTGTGATAAGCTGTCGCCCCTTTTTTCCGGCGGAGTTCCTTGCAATGAAAGCGCGAATCCAGTGGGCGGGCGAGGCGATGTTCCTCGGCGAATCCGGCAGTGGCCACGTCGTGGTGATGGACGGTCCGCCGGACGCCGGTGGCCGCAACCTGGGCGTGCGGCCGATGGAGATGCTCCTGCTCGGCCTGGGTGGCTGCACCAACTTCGACGTGGTCAGCATCCTCAAGAAAGGTCGCCAGCCGGTGGAAAGCTGCGAAGCCTTCCTGGAAGCCGAGCGCGCCGACGAGGACCCGAAGGTCTTCACCAAGATCCACGTGCATTTCGTGGTCAAGGGGCGTGGTCTGAAGGAAGCGCAGGTCAAGCGCGCGGTCGAACTGTCGGCCGAGAAGTACTGCTCCGCGTCGATCATGCTCGGCCGCGCGGGCGTCGAGATCACCCATGACTACGAGATCGTAGAG from Pseudomonas sp. GCEP-101 includes these protein-coding regions:
- a CDS encoding OsmC family protein produces the protein MKARIQWAGEAMFLGESGSGHVVVMDGPPDAGGRNLGVRPMEMLLLGLGGCTNFDVVSILKKGRQPVESCEAFLEAERADEDPKVFTKIHVHFVVKGRGLKEAQVKRAVELSAEKYCSASIMLGRAGVEITHDYEIVELG
- the trpD gene encoding anthranilate phosphoribosyltransferase, producing the protein MNIKEALGRVVNQLDLTTEEMQDVMREIMTGQCTDAQIGAFLMGMRMKSETIDEIVGAVAVMRELADQVELDSLKHVVDVVGTGGDGANIFNVSSAAAFVVAAAGGKVAKHGNRAVSGKSGSADLLEAAGIYLDLKPVQVKRCIETVGVGFMFAQVHHKAMKHAAGPRRELGLRTLFNMLGPLTNPAGVKHQVVGVFSQALCRPLAEVLKRLGSEHILVVHSRDGLDEFSLAAPTHVAELKDGVVTEYDVQPEDFGIKSQSLIGLTVDSPQQSLELIRDALGRRKTEAGQKAAELIVLNAGAALYAADLATSLHEGMQLAHDALHTGLAREKMEELAAFTAVYREENAQ
- a CDS encoding phage late control D family protein, translating into MKPVFRIVADGRDITAQVNDRVLELEVLDKHGLESDTLSLTLDDRAGSVVLPRRGAELALYLGYEETGVAPMGRYKVDTITFSGAPDTLVIKAKSADARNVAKSIRSDSWENVTLAQIVERIAGRNGWQAQCEVQTRIVRADQINESDYHFITRLARQYDCTAKIADLKLLVMPRQAGRSASGQPLDSVLLRRGDCSSFSFTLDDRKVVAQVSVPYQGPDGALRTVKLANPNAPKTVQAEYIERHVQANEAAAQQLARSRLADFNRQTAGVRLGMPGRTDLFAECRVELSGFKAGVDGIYLVDTVTQHYDANGWTTRVLCNGGNDGKALAGEGG
- the crp gene encoding cAMP-activated global transcriptional regulator CRP — its product is MVAITLTPKIKNLDKLLAHCHRRRFTAKSTIIYAGDRCESLFFIIKGSVTVLIEDDDGREMIIGYLNTGDFFGEMGLFEKEGSTGQERSAWIRAKTECEVAEISYAKFRELSQQDPEILFTLGSQMADRLRKTTRKVGDLAFLDVTGRVARTLLDLCQQPDAMTHPDGMQIKITRQEIGRIVGCSREMVGRVLKSLEEQGLVHVKGKTMVVFGTR
- the trpC gene encoding indole-3-glycerol phosphate synthase TrpC → MSVPTVLQKILARKAEEVAERRTRVSIAELEQLARAADAPRGFASALLERAKRREPAVIAEVKKASPSKGIIRENFDPADIARSYEEGGAACLSVLTDIDFFLGSDAYLKEARAACKLPVIRKDFLIDPYQVVEARAIGADCILLIVSALDDVRMAELAAVAKDVGLDVLVEVHDAPELERALKLLDTPLVGINNRNLHTFEVSLETTLDLLPDIPRDRMVITESGILNRADVELMEVSDVFGFLVGEAFMRADEPGTELKRLFFPERSKTKLGADPD
- a CDS encoding glycoside hydrolase family 19 protein, encoding MLIDEHQLLLILPNARPVAGVFLPVLERAMCDFDIDTSPRVAAFLAQVGHESAQLTRCVESLTYSAQRLAAVWPRRFRSADGSPTALAREVAYQPERIANLVYAGRNGNGDEASGDGWRFRGRGLLQVTGRSNYRSVGEGLEQPFVARPQLLAEPRWACRSAAWWWQRNGLNALADAQRFEDITRRINGGLNGLEARVQIWRRAQEVLG
- a CDS encoding aminodeoxychorismate/anthranilate synthase component II, translated to MLLMIDNYDSFTYNLVQYFAELKADIHVIRNDELSVEEIAALNPERIVLSPGPCTPNEAGVSLEVIERFAGKLPLLGVCLGHQSIGQAFGGDVVRARQVMHGKVSPVFHKDLGVFAGLNNPLTQTRYHSLVVKRETLPDCLEITAWTALEDGSVDEIMGLRHKTLNVEGVQFHPESILSEQGHEMLANFLKQTGGVRA